One window from the genome of Fulvivirga lutea encodes:
- a CDS encoding head GIN domain-containing protein, with protein sequence MRTITTTFLVLLTGFVFAQNSQVRELPEFDAITLSVSGTVYITQASTQRVELKGSNETLDKIETEVRNGRLIIKSEDSNSWFSWRDTGDFDVYISVKELNKIHVAGSGRVYTENKITSKDLELDVSGSGKMEVQAEATYLDANISGSGKIEIEGKTKDLEVRISGSGDIYADKLMSENCEARISGSGKCEVNVSNSIDARISGSGSVYYRGNPNHVDSSTSGSGRVKKIS encoded by the coding sequence ATGAGAACAATAACAACAACCTTTTTAGTACTATTAACGGGCTTTGTTTTTGCCCAAAATTCTCAAGTGAGAGAATTACCTGAATTTGATGCCATTACACTCAGCGTGTCGGGCACGGTTTATATTACACAGGCATCTACACAAAGAGTTGAGTTAAAAGGTAGCAACGAAACACTAGATAAAATAGAGACTGAAGTAAGAAACGGCCGATTAATTATCAAATCTGAAGATTCAAATAGCTGGTTTAGCTGGCGAGATACGGGTGATTTTGACGTTTATATTTCCGTAAAAGAACTCAATAAAATTCACGTTGCCGGATCGGGAAGAGTGTATACAGAGAATAAAATAACTTCAAAAGATTTAGAATTAGATGTGAGTGGTTCCGGTAAAATGGAGGTACAGGCTGAAGCTACTTACCTTGATGCCAATATTTCGGGCTCTGGTAAAATTGAAATTGAAGGCAAAACCAAAGATTTAGAAGTTAGAATCAGCGGATCAGGTGATATTTATGCCGATAAGTTAATGTCAGAAAATTGCGAAGCAAGAATTTCCGGCTCAGGAAAATGCGAAGTTAATGTTTCTAATTCCATTGATGCCAGAATTAGTGGTAGCGGAAGTGTTTATTACAGAGGCAATCCGAATCATGTAGATTCCTCCACGTCTGGGTCAGGGCGTGTTAAAAAGATTTCATGA
- a CDS encoding lysoplasmalogenase — translation MHKLFKYLFFSATAVELTRNIFDWDFEHYSKPLIVLFLFLYFITANSKKDTAFWLVAISLVFSWLGDSFLMYQELDATYFILGLVSFLIAHVLYAISYFKLRWAEAENPLLPTQKLRHSITLVLAGVALVAILSPNLGDMRLPVTVYAAVLVFMAISALLRYGYTPIKSFGLVFGGAIFFMISDSLLAINKFMESFAYSGFWVMLTYSIAQYLIIEGVIRHQRQG, via the coding sequence ATGCATAAACTTTTCAAATACCTGTTTTTTTCTGCAACTGCTGTGGAACTTACTCGAAACATATTCGACTGGGATTTTGAACATTACAGTAAGCCACTGATTGTACTTTTCCTTTTTCTTTATTTTATCACCGCTAATAGTAAAAAGGATACTGCTTTTTGGTTGGTAGCCATTTCACTGGTGTTTTCTTGGCTGGGCGATTCATTTCTAATGTATCAGGAACTTGATGCCACTTACTTCATTTTAGGGCTCGTGTCGTTTTTAATTGCCCATGTGCTGTATGCAATCTCCTATTTTAAATTAAGGTGGGCAGAAGCTGAAAATCCATTGCTACCTACACAGAAACTAAGGCATAGCATCACATTGGTTTTGGCAGGTGTAGCACTTGTAGCAATTCTATCACCCAACCTTGGCGATATGAGGCTACCTGTAACAGTATATGCAGCGGTGCTCGTGTTCATGGCTATATCAGCACTTTTGAGATACGGTTATACACCGATTAAAAGTTTCGGACTCGTGTTTGGTGGAGCGATCTTTTTTATGATATCAGATTCACTGCTGGCCATCAACAAGTTTATGGAGTCATTCGCTTATTCAGGTTTTTGGGTAATGCTAACTTATTCAATTGCCCAGTATTTAATAATTGAAGGTGTAATTAGGCATCAAAGACAAGGGTAA
- a CDS encoding response regulator transcription factor, with amino-acid sequence MPINIAIAEDNSFALTALLERLKTYPEIDVKYTAQNGLQLLQKLNRNNNIDLVLMDIDMPEMNGVQATAEVKTRYPQIKVLMLTMFDDEELLFKAVMAGASGYLLKEDNASQIFLAITDTVAGGAAMSPAIAMKTLNLIRQPLAKDKKQEDFGLTDREIELLHQLKNGLTYEEIASNLHISYHTVRKHIENIYRKLQVNNKVEAVKKASDNRIV; translated from the coding sequence ATGCCCATCAATATCGCCATAGCCGAAGACAATAGTTTTGCACTTACTGCACTACTGGAGCGATTAAAGACATACCCTGAAATTGATGTTAAATACACGGCACAAAATGGCTTGCAATTGCTGCAAAAACTGAACAGAAATAACAATATCGATTTGGTGCTCATGGACATTGACATGCCCGAAATGAATGGTGTACAAGCCACTGCTGAAGTTAAAACCCGATACCCTCAAATTAAAGTGCTCATGCTCACTATGTTTGACGATGAGGAGTTACTCTTTAAAGCTGTGATGGCGGGAGCATCGGGATACCTATTAAAAGAAGATAATGCCTCTCAAATATTTTTAGCCATCACCGATACTGTGGCCGGAGGAGCGGCCATGAGCCCCGCTATAGCCATGAAAACACTTAATCTTATTCGACAACCTTTGGCAAAGGATAAAAAACAAGAGGATTTTGGGCTAACTGATCGTGAAATTGAACTTCTCCATCAGCTTAAAAACGGACTTACCTACGAAGAAATAGCCTCAAACTTGCACATCAGTTATCATACAGTGCGTAAACATATCGAAAATATATACCGCAAACTCCAGGTAAACAATAAGGTCGAAGCTGTTAAAAAAGCTTCTGACAATCGCATTGTTTAG
- a CDS encoding ATP-binding protein — protein MKGLILPVIFSCFLALAMLISTASYGQQTNIDKQALADSLYAQRLYVESAQLYSELFEELNEQPEQLGKIAYSAGNAFARSGDSENALVWYEKASHILKEAEAWDNYFIAQAKIADLHDEKGDYTTAITLGEKVINHFMQQKDSVYAAKTLHNLALYYYHNNNLQKAIDLLSQSVGWIGNKDDFQKAISYNQLGNIWADDLGDERKALHYYLKSLQFKLKGATPQSISASYNNVGISYKNLNQPDSALFYYQKALESAIESNIPRAQFNPLTNLANLYKREGEIEKATKTYEKVLLLKDYMTAVQQVDIHINLGAAYNQWQKYDDALKHLLIAEELGAEVSSPSDHALIQSQKAVAYSNTGNYEKAFAAQIAYTTLKDSIYAREKRQEIGELMIKFETAEKDLLILEQQKAMQQQELELQKRTTLFIAIFTIILIISGVLFYLFKRKEAAAQKAELELRLTEQQELTRIQQERLRISRELHDNIGSYLTLMSASVEQFAIAKEVINDKKITELKGTLAMSMRELRKTVWLLNKQAVSIDEITLRLRDFFKPLHQNGTRISVDSEGNGDYTLTEIQATHLIRIIQEAINNAYKYAACKQIDVKLKTDNSNTFHFSVADNGKGFNAQTVEHGNGLHNMRSRIEELNGDLEIFSEAGKGTEVKGSFKLKEYE, from the coding sequence ATGAAGGGGCTCATCTTACCTGTAATTTTCTCCTGTTTTTTGGCACTTGCAATGCTAATTTCTACAGCATCCTACGGCCAACAAACAAACATCGATAAACAAGCTTTAGCTGATTCACTTTATGCACAAAGATTATATGTCGAATCGGCTCAACTTTATTCTGAGCTTTTTGAGGAACTAAATGAGCAACCGGAACAACTGGGAAAAATTGCTTACAGTGCCGGAAATGCCTTTGCCCGTTCAGGTGATTCTGAAAATGCCTTGGTCTGGTATGAAAAAGCATCGCATATATTAAAAGAGGCAGAAGCATGGGACAATTATTTTATTGCCCAGGCTAAAATTGCGGATTTGCATGACGAAAAAGGAGATTATACTACTGCCATAACCCTTGGCGAAAAAGTAATAAATCATTTTATGCAACAAAAAGATAGCGTATACGCTGCCAAAACTTTGCATAATCTGGCTCTTTATTATTATCATAACAACAATCTCCAAAAAGCCATTGATTTACTTAGTCAGTCTGTTGGTTGGATTGGCAATAAGGATGATTTTCAAAAAGCTATTTCTTACAACCAGCTTGGTAATATTTGGGCGGATGACCTCGGTGATGAAAGAAAAGCTTTACACTACTATTTGAAAAGTCTGCAATTTAAGCTTAAAGGAGCCACACCACAATCAATATCGGCCTCTTATAATAATGTAGGCATTTCTTATAAAAACCTTAATCAGCCTGATAGCGCACTCTTTTATTATCAAAAAGCACTTGAATCAGCCATTGAAAGTAATATCCCCCGAGCGCAATTTAACCCACTTACTAATTTGGCCAACTTGTATAAACGTGAAGGGGAAATTGAAAAAGCAACAAAAACATATGAGAAAGTGCTACTGCTAAAAGATTACATGACAGCCGTGCAACAAGTAGATATACATATTAATTTAGGTGCTGCCTATAACCAATGGCAAAAATATGATGATGCACTTAAACACCTGCTCATTGCAGAAGAGCTTGGAGCTGAAGTCTCTAGTCCCAGTGATCATGCACTCATCCAATCGCAAAAAGCAGTGGCCTATTCCAATACCGGCAACTATGAAAAAGCATTTGCAGCCCAAATAGCTTATACTACATTAAAAGACAGCATATATGCCCGAGAAAAAAGGCAGGAAATTGGTGAACTGATGATCAAATTTGAAACTGCTGAAAAGGACCTTTTAATATTGGAGCAACAGAAGGCTATGCAACAACAAGAGCTTGAACTGCAAAAGCGTACTACTTTATTCATTGCCATCTTCACTATTATACTAATAATATCAGGAGTGCTGTTTTATCTTTTCAAAAGAAAAGAAGCTGCCGCACAAAAAGCAGAGTTGGAATTGCGTTTGACAGAGCAACAAGAATTAACTCGAATACAACAAGAGCGCCTGCGAATTTCGAGAGAATTGCACGACAATATAGGCTCCTATTTAACATTGATGAGTGCATCTGTAGAACAATTTGCCATTGCAAAGGAAGTAATCAATGATAAGAAAATTACAGAATTGAAAGGCACCTTGGCCATGAGTATGCGCGAATTGAGAAAGACAGTTTGGTTACTTAACAAACAAGCTGTAAGTATTGATGAAATAACACTGAGGTTGCGTGATTTCTTTAAACCTCTACACCAAAACGGCACAAGGATATCCGTTGACTCTGAAGGAAATGGTGACTATACCTTAACTGAAATTCAGGCTACACATCTAATCCGAATTATACAAGAGGCTATTAATAATGCTTACAAATATGCGGCCTGCAAACAAATTGACGTCAAATTAAAAACAGACAATAGCAATACTTTTCATTTTTCAGTTGCTGATAATGGTAAAGGTTTTAATGCCCAAACTGTTGAACATGGCAATGGACTACACAATATGAGATCGAGAATAGAGGAGCTAAACGGTGACTTAGAGATATTTTCTGAAGCAGGAAAAGGCACTGAGGTAAAGGGAAGCTTTAAATTAAAAGAATACGAATAA